From the genome of Ananas comosus cultivar F153 linkage group 18, ASM154086v1, whole genome shotgun sequence, one region includes:
- the LOC109723975 gene encoding uncharacterized protein LOC109723975, which translates to MGESLLTTLSMENHHPSTLLSMDPAGAGPPPQSAALNPHNDCNGNDLLIQRQQIILSGPPDINLPLSSDPSTTHSPWGSDACDLFDVNLGAHIYDSDTALALPKTNGNGSGSGVATRKCAKRGDSIWGAWFFFNFYFKPALVEKSKGKIVRDANGVSGFEKTDLRLDVFLVQHDMENMYMWVFKERPENALGKMQLRSYMNGHSRLGEPQFPFSVDKGFVRSHRMQRKHYRGLSNPQCLHGIEIVRSPNLSVVPEADRKKWMELTGRELNFSIPVEAGDFESWRNLPSTDFELERQPPSSKTTMHLHQKKLCNGSGLNLSTQLLSHTSGDGTGDASGMCNKRKKDFFPHAMEEDCCLASNSCSDGAQDMDIQASEPSWVHDFTGVMRHACGPVTAAKTIYEDDGGYLILVSLPFSDLQSLKVSWRNTITHGVVKISCVSTARMPFIKRHDRTFKLTDPSPEHCPPGEFIREIPLATRIPEDAKLEAYYDESGTGLEIMVPKHRVGPEEHEVHVCMRPPHLGSNELLLS; encoded by the coding sequence ATGGGGGAGTCCCTCCTCACCACCTTGTCCATGGAGAACCACCACCCTTCCACCCTCCTCTCCATGGACCCCGCTGGTGCCGGCCCGCCGCCGCAATCTGCGGCCCTCAACCCTCACAACGACTGTAACGGTAACGATCTCTTGATTCAACGGCAGCAGATCATCCTGTCGGGCCCGCCGGATATCAACCTCCCCCTCTCTTCGGACCCCTCTACTACCCACAGTCCGTGGGGCTCCGATGCTTGCGACCTGTTCGATGTTAATCTCGGGGCCCATATCTATGATTCCGATACCGCCCTCGCCCTCCCCAAAACCAACGGCAATGGAAGCGGCAGCGGAGTTGCTACCAGGAAGTGCGCCAAGAGGGGAGATAGCATCTGGGGCGCGTGGTTCTTCTTCAATTTCTATTTCAAGCCTGCTTTAGTTGAGAAATCCAAGGGGAAAATTGTTCGTGATGCTAATGGGGTTTCCGGATTTGAGAAAACCGATCTCCGGCTTGATGTGTTCTTAGTCCAGCATGATATGGAGAACATGTATATGTGGGTCTTCAAAGAGAGGCCTGAGAATGCTCTTGGTAAGATGCAGCTTCGGAGTTACATGAACGGGCACTCTCGGCTTGGTGAACCACAGTTCCCGTTCAGCGTAGATAAAGGGTTTGTTCGGTCCCACCGCATGCAGCGTAAGCACTACAGAGGGTTATCTAACCCGCAATGCCTTCATGGTATAGAGATCGTGAGGTCGCCCAATTTGTCGGTAGTCCCAGAAGCCGATCGGAAGAAGTGGATGGAGCTCACAGGAAGGGAGCTTAATTTCTCAATTCCTGTTGAAGCAGGTGATTTCGAATCATGGAGGAATCTCCCCAGCACCGATTTTGAGCTCGAGAGGCAGCCTCCTTCGTCAAAAACCACCATGCATCTTCACCAGAAGAAACTATGTAATGGCTCTGGCCTCAACTTATCCACACAGCTGTTGAGCCATACTTCTGGGGATGGAACTGGAGATGCATCTGGCATGTGTAATAAACGCAAAAAGGATTTCTTTCCCCATGCAATGGAGGAAGATTGCTGCTTAGCTAGTAATTCTTGTTCAGACGGGGCCCAGGACATGGATATTCAAGCCTCTGAGCCATCCTGGGTGCATGACTTCACTGGCGTGATGAGGCATGCGTGTGGACCTGTGACCGCTGCGAAGACAATATACGAGGATGATGGGGGTTACTTAATATTGGTCAGCCTGCCTTTCTCTGATCTGCAGAGTTTGAAGGTTTCTTGGAGAAACACAATTACTCATGGGGTAGTGAAGATATCTTGTGTTAGTACAGCTCGAATGCCTTTCATAAAAAGACACGATAGGACCTTCAAGCTTACAGACCCTTCTCCTGAGCATTGCCCTCCAGGTGAATTTATTAGGGAGATACCATTGGCTACACGGATCCCAGAAGATGCTAAACTGGAGGCGTACTATGATGAATCTGGAACTGGGTTGGAGATTATGGTCCCAAAACACCGTGTTGGACCAGAAGAACATGAAGTTCATGTGTGCATGCGCCCGCCTCATCTTGGATCAAATGAACTTCTGTTGAGTTGA
- the LOC109723980 gene encoding vacuolar protein sorting-associated protein 2 homolog 1-like has protein sequence MSFLFGSRKTPAELLRENKRMLDRSIREIERERMGLQTQEKRLIVEIKKTAKQGQMAAVKVMAKDLIRTRHQITKFYALKSQLQGVSLRIQALKSTQAMGEAMRGVTKAMGKMNRQMNLPALQRIMLEFERQNERMELVSEVMGDAIDDALEGDEEEEETEELVNQVLDEIGIDVNEELVKAPSSAVAAPTAANKVAQAEMSGKVNGSMDDDLQARLDNLRKM, from the exons ATGAGTTTCCTCTTCGGTAGTCGCAAAACCCCCGcag AGCTACTGCGGGAGAACAAGAGAATGCTGGACAGATCAAtcagagagatagagagggagagaatgggGTTGCAAACGCAGGAAAAGAGACTTATTGTGGAGATCAAGAAAACAGCGAAGCAGGGCCAAATG GCAGCTGTAAAAGTGATGGCAAAGGACCTTATAAGAACACGGCATCAGATCACCAAGTTCTATGCACTCAAATCACAGCTTCAGGGAGTTTCTTTAAGAATTCAG GCGCTAAAATCAACGCAAGCAATGGGCGAGGCCATGAGAGGTGTTACGAAGGCGATGGGGAAGATGAATAGGCAGATGAATCTACCAGCATTGCAGCGGATAATGCTAGAGTTTGAGAGACAGAATGAGAGGATGGAATTGGTCAGCGAGGTGATGGGAGATGCTATAGACGATGCCTTGGAAggggatgaggaggaggaagagacaGAAGAACTAGTCAACCAAGTCCTTGATGAGATTGGTATTGACGTCAATGAAGAG cTGGTCAAGGCACCGTCATCCGCCGTTGCGGCGCCAACAGCAGCTAATAAGGTTGCACAAGCTGAAATGAGCGGAAAGGTCAATGGCAGTATGGATGATGATCTACAGGCAAGGTTAGACAATCTTAGAAAGATGTAA